caatagattaaggcctaatgaattcatttaaataagactgatttccttatgactgtaactcagtaaaatcttgtgtttatatttttgttcagtaaaccctctgtttctctctgcaggAAAAAGTTGAAAGAAATGTAGCTCTTTATACTTCTGTCACAGATTGTGAATTATACTGTCATCCTCTGGCCACTGTACATACTGAAAGTAATCCTTGTCCTCTGTTTGTAGCTctttactccagcactttggatatgagatcaaatgtttaatatgAGGCAACATTATATAATGTCACCTTTTTATTTGAGGTTATtttcatacatacagtgcatttggaaagtattcatacccccttttgttacattacagcctgatTCAAACATGTAttcaattatttttatttgtcatcaATCCCCCAtaaactttttttaaaaacatttttgaaaatgtatattaaaaataaaaacagaaatacattttatacgtaagtattcagaccctttgctaggagactcaaaattgagctaaggtgcatcctgtttccattgatcatccttgatgtttgtataacttcattggagtccacctgtggtagattcatttgattggacaatttttgggaaggcacacacctgtctatataaggtcccacagttgacagtgcatgtcagagcagaaaccaaaccatgatgtcgaaggaattgtccttagaggttttagacaggattgtgtcgaggcaccgatctggggaagggtaccaaaaaatgtctgcaacattgaaggttcccaagagcacagtggtatctatcattcttaaatggaagaagtttggaaccatcaagactcttcctagagctggctatccgaccaaactgagcaatctgggagaagggccttggtcagggagttgaccaagaacacACTGGTCACTCTgcaagagctccagagttcctctgtggagataggagaaccttccaaaagtacaaccatctctgcagcgctccaacAATCAAGCCTTTaatgtagagtggccagaccgaaGCCACACCTGAATAAATGGCAAATGAAAGccgtggagtttgccaaaaggcacttaaagtacgctcagaccatgagaaacaagattatctggtcaggtaaaaccaagattgaactgtttggtctgaatgccaagcatcacgtttggaggaaacctgtcaccatccctgtggtgaagcatggtggtaacAGCATTAttctgtggggatgattttcacagactgggagactagtcaggatcgaggggaagatgaacggaacaaagtacagagagatccttgatgataacctgctccagagagctcaggacctcagattgggatGAATGTTCAACTTCCATTAGGACCATgacactaagcacacaaccaagacaattcAGGATAGGCTTCTGggcacgtctctgaatgtccttaagtggcccagccagagcctggacttaatcccgatcgaacatctctggagagacctgaaaatagctgtgcagcgacgctccacatccaacctgatagttgtgccaagattgtagcatcAAACCCTGTAATctctgctaaaggtgcttcaacaaggtaaagagtaaagagtctgaatacttatgaaaatgtaagtttgaaatgttttataaatttaaaaaaaaaaaatcaaacctGTTTGTCTTTGCCATATTTGTAGTTGATGTTACTCTTCAGTAACACAGACCCCATAAATAGGTTCTTTCAGAGAAGACAAatcataaatgttttatttcacctttatttaaccaggtaggccagttgcaCCCTGAACATGCAatcttatcccagaggccgacACAAAACAACGTGGTTGCTGCAAATTTGGCTAGTCAACTAAAACACTCAATTTTTACTGATGCACCATCGTGAGCATCCTGctaggctgtatcaccacctgctacggcaactgcactgccctcaaccgtaaggctctccagagggtagtgcggtctgcacaaagcatcaccggggcaaacaacctgccctccaggaaacctacagcacccaatgtcacaggaaggccaaaaagatcatcaaggacaacagccacccgagccactgcctgtcccCCTATCATCCGGAAGgcgtggtcagtacaggtgcatcaaaattgggaccgagagactgaaaaacagcttctatctcaaggccatcaaactgttaaacagcaatcacttAATAACACCACTTCAAAAATGTTAacctatacatatgagatgagttatGTAGGATAGACAGCATTCTATACCATTTACTGCATCTTTCGGTTCTTCACAGTAAGGTCACTGagtccccggtagtcaatgcacttctgcagggtcttgtccttcttctaCACGAAGAAGAACCCTGCAccagctggagaggaggagggacggaAAAATCCTGTAGCTAGGGAATCCACAACGAGATCCTCAATAGCCTTGGTCTCTGGTCCTGACAGCAAGTACAGACGTCCTCGGGGCGGCGTGGTGCcagggagaaggtcaatcccacAGTCATAGGGGCGGTGCGGCAGAAGGGAAGTTGCCCGGGCCTTGCTGAACACCTTTTGGAAGATCCTGGTACTCTGCGGGAATGGCAAAGATGTCTGGAGCCACGCCCTCAGGTTGCGCCGACTTCAGACAATGGGCATGGCAGAACAGACTCCAGCCCATGATAGCACCCGTAGAACAGTTGATGAGTGGAATGCGTCGCTGGAGTCAGGAGAATCCCAACACCATGGGAATCTGGAGGTACTTGACGAGCAGGAACTGAATGGTCtcgctgtgattccctgacaTATGTAGGTTGATGGAAGTGGTGTTATTGTTGACCTGACCTAGAGAGCGCACGTCCAGCACTCTAACATCCATGGGattggagaggggctgagtggggatgttcagctcgGGAAGCCAGTGTGGCGTCCAGAAAGCCAACATCGGCCCCGAGTCAATGAGAACCCAGAGAGATTTGGACTGGTTCCCCCACATCAGAATGACATGGAAAGGGGTGCGAGTAAGGGAAGCAGAAAagttctccatatggcccaccagagtactcgatCCCTCTAGAGCCTGGTCTTTTACCGGGCACAATAATACAAAATGACCAAAAGTCGCACAATACAGACATCTCCTTGTGCTGATCCTGTTTTGCCTTTCTGCTGGCAACAGCCCAGCTCTGCCTTGTTGAATGGTGTCGGAAAACAGTGCCTCTGCCCTTTCGGTGAACTCGAGGAAGGTCGGGAAACCGTGGGTGCTCTCGGTCACGGAACTGTCAGCGACTTCTAGGATGGCTCGAAGGCGAGGTGGAATCTCTGGACGAGCAAGTGACATCGAATTCCCTGCTCATCTGTCATTCCAGCAATCGCCCATCGATGGATGGTCAAAGCAATGAGGGAGCCAAGATCCATGGGTAACTCCCGAGCCGCAAGCTCGTCCTCATCCTCATCCGAGACGCCGTGCAGGAACATGTCGAATAATGCTTCTTGGCTCCACGCACTCTCCGTTGCCAACGTGCGGAAATCCACTGCATATTCGGGCGCAGTGCAGGCGTCCTGCCGGAGCTAGATTGGCCTCCGTGCAGCTCCTCTCCTAGAGAACGGGCATCGAAAaccttcctcacctctcccaCGAACCCCCCCAGGCTCACGCATATGGCTGGCTGCTGATCCCATACGGCGgtagcccaggtgagagccctTCCAGACATCAACATCATGAGGTAGGCTATTTTGGAGCGATCCGAGGGGAAGAAGGAAGGCTGAAGCTCGAAAAATGAGGACAGCCATTGCTAAAAAATGCCCGACAGGTGCTCGGCTCTCCATTAATGAGTTTCGGGGGAGATAACCGGGGATCAAAGGAAAGTGGAGTGGCCGTTGGGGCGGCGCTACTAACCGCCGAGTTACTGAAGGACAGTGGATCTGCCACCATGGCAGTCTGCCCCCCAGACAACCGGCGGAATTGTTCCTATATCATGTCCAACGCCCATTCATGGCGCCCAGCCAATGTTTGAACCCCCTCCCATCAGCCCACGAAGCAATTCCTCATAACTACCGATGGAGGCTCCGTGGGAGGAGATGTCATTGCTCAGCTGGTccgggtctgctgggtcagtcagggCCAATTCTTACTATCAgatatgaaggtaagacccagatgcgaACCAAGTTGGATAACCAATAGTTTAAAAATCccaaaggcagacagacaggttaaggcaggcaggggtcaatagtTCATAGAAGTGgggaaaggtacaggacggcaggcagggagGCTCAGGGTTGGGGGCAGGCAGAGACGTCAGGCAAGCAGGCTCAGAGACAGGTCAGACAAGGGTCAAAGCCAGGAGGGCAAGAAAaatagagactggggaaaagcaggagctgagacaaaccgCTGGttggcttgaacaaacaagacgaagatggacagacagacagaaaccacaggtataaatacacaggggataatgaggaagaagGGTGACACCTGGGGGGTGGACAcaaatcacaaagacaggtgaaacagatcagggtgtgacacaaacaggcaaaatgtcagtagagagacaaagtggagacgcaattcaacggctcagacacaggaTTTATTAATAATTAATTTCAGATCGACATTTTTATAGTCTATGTAATGTTCCTATGGAAGGCCACTTTTTGTGTGTTCACTGtgggtgtgttcgtgtgtgtcagcgagtgtgtgtgtgtgtgagtagagaGGCTCCTAGGAGGGGAGTGTCTGTCCGTAACTCAGGGATAAATAGAGAGGCAGAGCTCAGAGTTTGCCAGAAGACGGACCTGACAGGGTCACACACAGGACCAAGCAGAAGCAAGACCTCAGCATTTTGACTTTTTATTACAAATGGAGAAACATGAAGATGTTCAATACTGTTTTCAGGACAGAAACTCTTCTTGCAGAAAGGCTTTACTATCGACATCTATCTACATATCACTGTACATCTTCTTCTCATTGATTTCAGCAGTTACAGTATTTTTGAACCTACTGGTGATCATCTCCATCTTTCACTTCAAGCAGCTCCACACTACAACCAAcctgctcatcctctctctggctgcGTCAGATCTCCTCGTGGGACTGATTGTGATACCAGTAATGACTGTAGCAACAATGGAATCATGCTGGGATTTTGGccaatatttctgtgtgtttcagaTCTACATTGCTTCTTTATGTACTTCTTTATCTCTGGGCAATTTAGTCTTGATATCTATTGACCGCTATGTTGCTGTGTGTGATCCCTTATTGTACCACtccaaaataacaataacaagaatCAGATGTTGTATATCCATCACCTGGTGTTGTTGTATCATCTACCGTGCTGCTAATATACAATATTTTGTAAATGTACAGGTACCAAGTAGGTGTTTGAAAGAATGTACTGCTGTTGAAGGGTCATTCTGGGTTAATTTCACTGATCTTGTTATTACCATGGTTGTCCCGTGCTCTGTTATTATAACACTTTATATGAAAATCTTTGTTGTGGCCAGATCACAGGCCAGAAAGGTATTTACAAAAGAGGCTGCCAGTGTGTCTGGTGTTAAAACTGGACAGGCAAATAAGTCTGAGAGAAAAGCAGCAAAAACTCTTTCTATTGTTGTTTTCAACTATTTAATTTGTTGGATTCCATCTCTAtttgttttcttatttttttctattttaagTGATCATGTTATAtcatatttcatccattttatgGGACTTGTTAATTCCTTAATTAATCCAATCATTTATGCTTTCCTTTATCCATGGTTCAAGGTGACAGCTAAACTTATTTTAAATCTGAATTTAAGGCGTTCATAGTTCAAACATAAGTTTGATATTGTTTTGTTATACAATTGTTCTAAGTATCTCATTCATGTAACAATACACTGACATGACTTAGCTCAGTGTTTAGGTACATGTAGTGTTGATACAGAATGATTTGACTGGATTGAATTGGAATGACTTGGCGAAGTCATAAGAAGAAATAAGCTTGTTTTATAAATTACTTTGTACTCATTTTTTGTTGTATATTCCAAATAACAAAGTCTGTTGTTGTTCCATGTTATTTAATGATAAATAGTAAGTATTCTAAAAGTATATTTTGAGAACGTCATGAGTCATTAATACTGTTTAACATCTCCCTCTAGTGGCTCAATTGGGACACAACGCCTTCAACAAGTGtagtaaaatgtaaatgtacaatATGCATGATATCAGATAACATCCAGTCTATCTCAATGGTGTATTGTGGAAGTAGTTGATGGTCAAATTTAAGAATATGCAACTCtgggtaacactttataataGCATTCAGTAATAAACCATTTGTAAGGCATGTACAGTTTGTTcaccatttattaatcattactcccaaATGTGTTAAATGTTAGTCAGGTAGGTATTCTCAAATGTGTAAATTACTATTATTTGCATTAATGATTCATCACAACAGTGTAGGAGACCACAGCAGACACTTGAACATCAACATACTGGGTAtgaacactaccactactctcactaccactaatCTCACAACCACTACGTCACTTCTGCCAGGTCAGGGGTCACGCGAGAGCAGCTCTCAGATGATGTGGAGTCTGAATTAATATAGAGATTAGTAAGACTTTATAATAACACTTTGTAATTAAGAATGTATAATggattagtaaatagtttattcatcattcatgtatcattactcccacatttgttTTAGTTAGCTGGTTATTCACACATTTATTAACAACTTTTATACTGTTTAATAATGATATATAAGATGTTTAATGAATGAACTTATAAACTATTTACTAATCATTAGTATATGCATTAATGATTAAGCACAACAGTGCAGTAGACTACATCAGACAGCTCAACCCCACCATACTGGTAATGAACagtaccactactctcactaccacgaCTCTCACTACATCTCTGCtgccaggtcaggggtcacagcAGAGCAGCTCTCTCAGATGCTGGCGTCAGAATGAATATAGAGATTGGTAATAATGAATGTATAATGTTTCTTTTGACTCCACATCATTAATGTCTCATTACTCCCACATTAGTTTTAGAAAGCTAGTAATTCACACATTGATAAACAACTTTTATAGTATGTAATAATGATTTATATGATCTCTCATCAGATGTTTAATGAATTAACTTATAAACCATGTACTAATCATTAGTAAAGTAGTTTTGCAGTCTCTAATCTAAAGTGAAGACTATTCATATCTTCTTAATACTTTATAAATGTTCTGAACAGTGACCAGTGTAATGTATCACAAAAAGATGGACATGCTATTGGTTAAACTTTCCAGCGTGATCTGATGCTCCTCAAGTTCTCAAAATGACCTAGAAAATATCAATGGACACAATACAGAGGATGTTAAaggaaatgtataaaaaaaaaaatccaaaactgTCAAACTGTTTATTATTATAAACAACTTTTATTCTATATGATTCAATAGATCATTCCAaagatgtttaataaatgtatttttacCATTTAATACTCATTAGTAAAGTTGTTTTTCCCCTAATCTAAAGTAAAGACTAttctttataaatgttttgaacAGTGACCAGTGTAATTTATCACATAAAGATGGACATGCTATTGGTAGATATTCCAGGACTACCTGATTCTCCTTAAGATCCCAAAATGACCTAGAGCATATCAATGGTTAAACAATaagcacacaacacagaggatgttaaaggaaatatattgaacattttattcCCAAACAGTCACACTGTTGTAGTAGTGTGCTGAAGGAAGTAATGTGTTCGTCTGAAAATGATAACATTCTTGTTTGTTGGTAGTGACCACCAAAACTAAAGTGTGGATTGCAGTCACTCATtagaaatcaaatcacatttaattTGTCATAAACATGTGTTTTGCAGATGTTTTTGtggttgtagcgaaatgcttgtgcatctagttctgacagtacagcaatatctaacaagtaatatctaacaatttcacaacaaatacctaatacacacaaatctaagttaTTAAGgactggaattaagaatatatgaatgtatggatgagcaatgtcagagcggcacagACTAAGAGCAGTTTATAGACTATTTACAGGGGAAGGGAACCAATATCTAAATACATATCTTAACTGAACATTACGTTTCAAGGGTTATTACCTTTAATGAACtacaaaatctaatcaaatcacattttattggtcacatacacatgtttagcaatgttattgcgggtgtagtggaATACTTTTCTTCctagcagtgcagtagtatctaacaattcacaacaatacacacaaatctaaaagtaaaagaaggatattaagaaatatataaatatttggacaagtGTCTGAGTGGTATTGACAAAAAATACATTagaatacatatacatatgagatgagtaaagcagtatgtaaacattattaaagtgactagtgttccattatgaaAGTGACCAGGGATTCCATGTCTAGGTACATAGGGCAGCATCCTCTAAGATGCAAGGTTGAGTAACATGGTGATAGTCGGCTAGTGATGGttaattaacagtctgatggctttgagatagaagctgtttttcggtctctctgtcccagctttgatgcacctgtactgactttgccttctggatgatagcggggtgaacaggccgtggctcgggtggttgatgtccttgatgatctttttggccaagTATTTCTCTtaactttgctctgttcatctttccctttatcctgactagtctctcagtcgcttccactgaaaaacatcccgacagcatgatgttgccaccagtatgcttcaccgtagggatggtgtcaggtttcctcccaacgcaacacttggcattcaggccaaagagttcattttTGGTTTCCTTTAGGTGCCATTTAGGTGCCAAAAGAGTCCTTTATGTTCCATTTGGCAATCTCCAAGGCcgttatgtgccttttacagtGGTGTGGCTTCAGtatggccactctacaataaaggaatgattgttggagtgctgcagagatgtttgtccttctagaagggtctgccatctccacagagaaactcttgagctctctcagagtgaccatcaggaacttggtcacctccatgaccaaggcccttctacccgattgctcagtttggctgctCTAGCCAGTTCAGcttttgtggttccaaacttcttccatttaagaatgtgttcttgggggccttcaatgctgaagaaaagtgttggtacccttccacagatgtgtgcctcgacacattcctgtctcggagctctatggacaattcctttgacctcatggcttggattctgctctgacatgcactgtcaactgcgggaccttataaagacaggtgtgtgcctttccaaaaagTAATTTTATTTGTAACTAGGTAAGAAAAAATAATTttttacaataacagcctacaCCAGCCAGAGGACacagggccaattgtgtgccgtccTATTGGACTTCCAATAAcaaccagttgtgatacagctggatttgaaccagggtgtctgtggtGACACATCTAGCACTGAAATGTGGTGCCTTAGACCACTcctccactcgggagcccaaatcatgaccaatcaattgaatctaccacaggtggactccaatcaagttgtagaaacatctcctggatgatcaatggaaacaggatgctatTTAGCTCAATTTCTGtggcatagcaaagggtctgaatacttatgtaaataaggtatttctgtttttatttttaatacatttgcaaacatttctaaaaaagtATTTTGGGGGATTTGTGTGGAGATTGAAGAGAtataaaaatatttaatacattttagaataaggcagtaatgtaacaaaatgtgtaaaaagccaggggttctgaatactttatgaatgcactgtatgtatgaaaataccctcaaacgAAATCTGACACTCTATAAGGTCACCTCATGTTAAATGCACtttatgtatgaaaataccctcaaataaaatctGACATTATATAAGGTCGCCTCATATTAAATAAACTCTcatatccaaagtgctggagtaaagCACTGTTGATATGGACACTGCAGAGTGAAATAGAGTAGAGTCAGTATTTGCAGTAGCCAGAGGAAGGCAGTAGAATTCACAATCTGTGACAGAGGGAAAACTTAATttattctatactgaacaaaaatataaatgcaatatttTACTAATTTACAGTCATATAAGGAAAGATTATTTTATAAGTGCTTTGGAGATGATTGATTTAACTAAATGAAAAGGAGAATTACATGTCTTAGTCTTTTTTGTTTAAATCAAAGAAAATATCACATCAGAGAAGGAAAACCCTTGACTTGGAGAACGCATACGTCTGTGGTTGTTCCATGTTATTTAATTATTAATAGTAAGTATTCTAAAAGTACATTTTGAGGAGGTCATGAGTCGTTCTATATGTTGTTAAACATCTCCCTCTAGTGGCTCAATTGGGACACAACGCCTTCAACAAGTGtagtaaaatgtaaatgtacaatATGCATGATGTCAGATAACATCCAAGTCTATCTCAATGGTGTATTGTGTAAGTAGTTAATTAAGGGGTTGCAACCTATAACCATACGTCTTCAAGTTGAGGTAGACTTTGTCTCAGTTACATCATGGGGACAAATACTATTTGTCAGACATcagaacaaccacactgtaatcTGACTCAATCGTCCGTTGATGTTGTTTTCCATTTCTGTGGTGTTGTTTTTTCAGAAGAAAATGTGACTGAGAAATGTGATTT
This portion of the Oncorhynchus tshawytscha isolate Ot180627B linkage group LG26, Otsh_v2.0, whole genome shotgun sequence genome encodes:
- the LOC121840973 gene encoding trace amine-associated receptor 13c-like translates to MEKHEDVQYCFQDRNSSCRKALLSTSIYISLYIFFSLISAVTVFLNLLVIISIFHFKQLHTTTNLLILSLAASDLLVGLIVIPVMTVATMESCWDFGQYFCVFQIYIASLCTSLSLGNLVLISIDRYVAVCDPLLYHSKITITRIRCCISITWCCCIIYRAANIQYFVNVQVPSRCLKECTAVEGSFWVNFTDLVITMVVPCSVIITLYMKIFVVARSQARKVFTKEAASVSGVKTGQANKSERKAAKTLSIVVFNYLICWIPSLFVFLFFSILSDHVISYFIHFMGLVNSLINPIIYAFLYPWFKVTAKLILNLNLRRS